The following DNA comes from Vigna radiata var. radiata cultivar VC1973A chromosome 4, Vradiata_ver6, whole genome shotgun sequence.
GTAGCCAAGGCACGATACTCGGCCTCAGAAGAACTGCGAGAAACAGTGGGCTGCTTCTTAGAACGCCAAGAGATTAAGGAGTCTCCAAGATAAACAGAGAAGCTTGTAATGGAGCGTCGAGTATCAATACAACCCGCCCAGTCTGAATCGTTGAAAGCTTTTAATTGAAGAGAACTtgtagaagagaaaaagagaccCAATCCAGGAGTAGATTTTAAGTATCGTAGAATGCGAAAAATGGCTTGTGAATGAGCTGTTGTTGAAGCAGACATGAATTGGCTAAGATGATGAACAGCATGAGTGATGTTTGGGCGAGTGGTAGTGAGGTAAATAAGACGTCCAATCAGTCGACAATATGCAGTAGGATCAGAAAGAGAAGTCCCTGTTGTAGCAGAGAGGCGGGTGGTATAATCCATAGGAGTAGAAACAGGTCGAGAAGCCAACATACCACAATCTGAAAGAATGTCAAGGGTATATTTCCGTTGAGAGATATGAATACCGGACTTATTTCTAGCAACTTTCAGACCCAAAAAATACTTGAGATTACCAAGATCCTTGATTTTGAATGTGATATCAAGAAGCTGAGTGATATGGCTCATTTCTGAAATATCATTACCTGCAAGAACCACATCATCAACGTACACAAGGAGAGCTGTTGTGGAAGAACCagaaaatttgagaaataaTGAATGATCTGATTGAGATTGCTGGTAACCGTGTTGCATGAGAAATGAAGAAAGTCTAGCAAACCACTGATGGCTAGCTTGTTTTAAACCATATATAGAACGTTGCAGTTTACAAACTTGATTTGGAGAAGTAGAATGAAGACCAGGAGGTAGGCTCATGTAGACTTCTTCATGTAACTCACCATGGAGGAAAGCATTATTTACATCCAACTACTTTAAGTGCCCATTAAAAATTGCAGCAATAGCTAAAAGAAGTCGAACAGTGGTGAGTTTGGCAATTGGTGAGAATGTGGCTAGGTAATCCAATCCTTCTGTCTGAGTATACCCTTTGGCAACTAAGCGTGCTTTATAACGTTCAATGCTTCCATCTGCatgatattttatcttatagATCCAACGACAACCAATAGCACATTTGTTAGATGGGAGAGTGGTGAGCGTCCAAGTGTGATTCGTTTGAAGAGCATCTAATTCAGCTTTCATGGCTTTAAGCCAACAGTCACTTTTAGCTGCTTCAGCATATGATTTTGGTTCCGACTCAACAGAAATGGAAGAAACAAAATGATGAAATGAAGGAGAAAGATGAGAATAGCAGAGAAAATTTTCAATAGGATAGTGAGTACCTGAATGAAGATCGGTTGTAGTTGATGCGAGAGAATGATGAAAATCTTGTAAATAGGTAGGAGGCTTGTGGGGACGAGTTGAGCGACGTAAGGTTGGGGTAGGAACATGAGATGGATTTGTAGAAGAAGGAGGTTGATGTTGATCAGTGGGAGGAGGAAAAGGATCCAGTGTTGCAGAATCATATGTGAAAGATAAAGGTGTAATGGTAGGAATAGGTGTATCTATGGCATCTGTTTGCAGGGAAGGAAAATGATCTTCATAAAAGTAAACATTGCGAGAGGTAACAATGTTTCGAGTATGAAGATCATAGGTGAGGTAACCTTTGTTATATGGTGACAGACCTATGAAGATGCAAGGATGAGCACGTGGGTCAAGTTTCTTGCGATTGGAAGTAAGGGTAGATGTGTAACAGAGACACCCAAAAACTTTTAGTGCAGAAATATCACATGGATGAccatataatttttgaaaaggagttttattattaagaaaggGAGTTGGTATGCAATTGATGAGATAAGTGGCATGTAAAATAGCAAAATTCCAAAAACTGTGAGGTAAGTTTGAATGAAAAAGGAGTGCTCGTGTGACATTGAGTAAGTGTTGATGTTTACGTTCAGCAatgccattttgttgtggagtttcCACACATGAAGTTTGATGAATGATTCccttagatttaaaaaaatcatacatggAAAACTCAACACCATTGTCTGTTGGGACAGTTTGAACATGAAtgttaaattgattttcaattagagttataaaattgattatgtGCATGCGAGTTTCAGCTTTGGAGCGCATTAAAAATATCCATGTGAAACGTGAGTGATCATCAACAATGGTTAGGAAATAACGGTGGCCATATAAAGAGGGTGTGGAGCATGGCCCCCATATATCCAtgtgcaaaagagaaaaagtgtgTAAAGCATGGGATGTACTGAGAGGGAAAGGAAGCTTGCGTTGTTTAGCATAATGACAAGTATTGcaagtaaaatttttattaatggtCAAACATGGATAAAGTTGTTGCATAACATGTAAACGTCCATGGGATGGATGACCCAAACGAAAATGCCATAAGTCAATGGGTATCACGTTACATTTTGGATTAACTATGGAAGAATGTATATGGTGAGATGTAGTATGTTGGGGAATAAGCTTGTATAAACCGCCTTGCACGTCAACTGAACCAATCTTCATCTTGGTGTTCACGTCCTGTATAAGACAATTATTAGCAGTGAAAATGAGTTAACATGGTACAGTAGATACAAGTCTAGAAATAGAGATGAGATTGACACTGAATGAAGGAATATAGAGGACATCTGTAAGGGTTAGATTAGAAGAAAATTGAACAGTGCCAGAGTGTGTAGCAGCGACATGATGACCATTAGGAAGTTTGACAGTTATAGGATCAATGTTGTGATAAgaagtaaaaaattgaaaagaacaGGACACATGGTATGTGGCTCCTGAATCAAGGATCCAAGGAGTGGTGTTAAAATTGTCTGTGGTGCAAATAACTGAATGGACAATACCTTAAATATGACGTGTGtgagtggaagaagaagaaatggaaCCAAGCTGATTAGCATGATCAGCAGTATTATTTAATGTTGAAGTAGCATTTGGTGGCTGTTGGGTTAAAGCTAATAGAGCTTGATACTGTTAAGGTGTGAAACGAATCGCTTGTTGCTCAGTAGCAGTAACAGAAAGATCTTTCTCAGTGACTTTGCCTTCACCAGTCACAATGCTATTAGCAGTAGAAATTTTGCCATTAAAGAAACGATGTCCAGGGGGAAACCCATGTTTCTTATAGCACACATCTATAGTGTGACCAATCTTCCCACAGTGAGTACAAGTTTTCCCACGTTGAGACACATTCTTGTTATTCTTGTTATCAGAGTTGGAAGGAAAACCATGTTTACGATAACAAGTGTTTTCAGTATGTCCAGATCGACCACAGAAATTGCAATTAGCACTAACAGCATTGATGGAACTATGTTTGATTTCAGCAGTGAAAGGGTCAGTGATAGTTAGTTGTCGTTCTTGTTGTGCAACATACGAAAAAATTTTGGTGATGGGAGGCAGCGAATCCAATAATAGAACATGAGAACGAACATTAGCATATTGTTCATTAAGCCCACAAAGAAACTCCATAGCTTGATTTTCAAGTTTTCGTTGACCTAGAGTAGAAGAAACTTTACAGCTGCATTTAACACTACAGGTGCAAACTGGATCTGGTCGAAAATTCTCCAATTCATCCCAAATAATATGGAGTTGAGTGAAGAAATCTGTGACAAGCAAATCACCTTGTTTAATGGAAGATGCCTCAAGTTGCAGAGCAGATATACGAAGAAGATCCCCTTGTGAATAACGAGATTTTAGGTCACGCCAGATTTCCTCAGCACAATCCATCCAAAGTATGCTCTGGCGAATAGAAGATGAAATCGAATGAACGAGCCACGAAACGACCATATTATTACAACGTATCCAAGCACCACATGTTCGATCGGACTGTGATGGTTGTGGAGCACTGCCATTGATGAACTCAACCTTGTTTTTGGCACTAAGAGCAGTAATCATAGATCTGCTCCAAGAATGGTAATTTGTAGAATCAAGAGAAGGGGAAACTAGGGCCATGGCTGGATTTTCATTTGggtgtaaatataaaaaactatgaATATTAAGAGATGGGTCATTGTCACCACTCATGGTTGCAAAGAAAACAGAGAAGCGTGATGGAGGAGAAGAGATAACCTTGCTCCTGATACCGTAACAGAAAAAATGCAGAccaagaaagagagagaaaagaatcTCAATGCATATTGCCTTGATATTTTATTACTGTAGCAGGGTCATATATATACAAGATCATGGAGAGAGGAAAAACAGAGTATAGTCGGTGTAGTCGGTTATAACCgaaagtgaaaacaaaatatgcaaaacaaaaagataaagcccaagcccaataagaaaTTATTCTTGAGAAGTATTTTGAAcatgattaaatttgtttatatttatattatgcattaaattttataacattcacatactttatatttcaattcaaaatacatCTATCATTcattatatacattattttattccaAGATCAAACCAAAACCACAAATAAGAATGTTCTTCACGAAAGAGAAACCTAAAATAAGATAAACATACAAGAATAACTTTTCTAactacatattttaaataaaagatccTACCAATCAAAGTAACAATTCATGTATTTAAGACCTGTTGTCAAAATTTCAGTTGAATCTAGCATCATCCTAATTGAAAAGTGATGCCCAAATCTAAAACCCCTAGAATCCACTTATTTAAGTGTGCCGAGAAGTCCAAAAGTGGCGCTTAGTGCCCCCAAGTTAGTGGTAAGTGTATTAGTCACACCCAACGATGTTGTAATGATGTTTGACGGTGTATCAGTACCCAAAAGTTTCCTATTAAGCTTTGGACTGAGTAATTTGGCACTCTTGAATTACTTCCTAGTAAATAAACTCTTAAATACCTTATACATTGAGGTTCCTAACTCAAGAggtgttatattatttaattcaagATTATATCACATGAGTATTCTAAAACAAAACTAGATCAGAGTTTTCATGCATATCACAACTctgtaaaatttataaatattcaacacaatgtcgactgaaGCAAGTTCAATACCAAAtcattttaccattttaaaaCCCACTGAGTCCAATTTACCAAATTTGATAGATTTCATCATACTAAAATCTAAGACACACTTAACATGCATTCAAAAATCCTCTAAGACAAAACAAGACAACACTTCAAACAATTTTCAGGAGCATAccaattacatattaaaataccAAATTAGCCAAAAggattcaatttcaaaaatttatattaaagattaaattttaatcacaAAAGTAACCTATTTTACAACGTACATAAACATCTGACTTTACGTACTGTTCCAACCAActcattttaattcaaaaatttgtaACTCTAGGTTCAAGACTACAATTCTATACACATGCAACTATagaacaaaattcaataaacaGTTAATTAGCTTCCTTTATCTTAGCCAATGATATTTCCCTCAAACAAAGATTTTCCTATAAAACCCAAACACATAGAATAATCTAGAAAAATAACGAAAACTCTTATTAGAGTTTTAAGTCTACAATTAGGATTTGGGAACAACAAAGAGTAACTAAGAATAACTTGAGTTACATGAACTACTTTAAAGCTCATATGTAACTCAGTAACTTATTCtgtttaactttatatttatgataagttttatataatttcttgcCAAAAGTAATTTTATGATCTCTAATCTTCAATCAGATTAAAAGTGGTgtcagaaactaaaaaaaaaaaagtaaaaataagtaaaataaatagtttttaaagaaaatattttttatatataaaaataaactttccTTATTAACAACCTTTATCTAACTTAcccttttattattaaaatattacaacgTTATTTTTTTCCGTAACATTTCAttgaatttaatgttttactAACACAAAGAGTTAATTGAGTATAATAAAGAAGAGTCTTCTTTGAtacttaaaaaattgttataaaaattcTTGAGACGAGACAAACATAAGTCTTGGACGTATTTTTTTAAGGCAAACTTTAGAGATTTTAGATTCCATATCCTCTTCCTAAAATTctcaataaattcaaaattaaaaatattttacttcaatAGAAATCTTTCGGTTagataacttattttataagatatttctccttcttttctttcttcctctcatataaaatttattataaaaaccaTGCTTATTTCCTATATTagttttactttgattttaatatattttaaatttttttaatcaaatacaatatacttttttttggtaaaatgacaaaaaatacTATTGAAAAGATTATCCATCACAACTATTTTGATGATGTGTCATTATATgccaataaaatatttttcacacttttccatttttaattaataaaagatactAAATTATCAAGTTTTTAAAAAAGCGGAACGTagttaaaactaataaaacaatttaaatatt
Coding sequences within:
- the LOC106758250 gene encoding uncharacterized protein LOC106758250, translated to MSLPPGLHSTSPNQVCKLQRSIYGLKQASHQWFARLSSFLMQHGYQQSQSDHSLFLKFSGSSTTALLVYVDDVVLAGNDISEMSHITQLLDITFKIKDLGNLKYFLGLKVARNKSGIHISQRKYTLDILSDCGMLASRPVSTPMDYTTRLSATTGTSLSDPTAYCRLIGRLIYLTTTRPNITHAVHHLSQFMSASTTAHSQAIFRILRYLKSTPGLGLFFSSTSSLQLKAFNDSDWAGCIDTRRSITSFSVYLGDSLISWRSKKQPTVSRSSSEAEYRALATTTCELQWLTYLLDDLYILVQRPALLYCDNQSALQIAANQVFHERTKHIDIDCHIVREKVNSGLLKLLPIASSYQLADIYKKALSPSNFITLCSKLGKLNIYSHLEGGLKNNLLLGLGFIFSFCIFCFHFRL